The following are encoded together in the Thiobacillus sp. SCUT-2 genome:
- a CDS encoding DUF6231 family protein produces the protein MTWREHLEARLQASRPARVCALDAAARALAAVALPGVAIDDAATAPAPCALALGVDALDGLDAAQAEQLLSRVRLYTAPHVLVVARPGCALDEAAFRALGFTLAATDAAGVRVHEYDIETYKSVPDWLNSRFWAHPERWEP, from the coding sequence ATGACCTGGCGCGAGCATCTGGAGGCGCGCCTGCAGGCAAGCCGGCCCGCCCGCGTCTGCGCACTGGACGCGGCCGCCCGCGCGTTGGCCGCCGTGGCGCTGCCGGGGGTCGCCATCGACGACGCCGCGACAGCGCCGGCGCCCTGCGCCCTGGCACTCGGCGTCGATGCGCTGGACGGCCTCGACGCGGCGCAGGCCGAGCAGCTGCTGAGCCGCGTCCGCCTCTATACCGCACCACACGTCCTGGTCGTCGCGCGGCCGGGCTGCGCGCTCGACGAAGCCGCCTTCCGCGCGCTCGGCTTCACGCTGGCCGCGACCGACGCGGCCGGCGTGCGCGTGCACGAGTACGACATCGAGACCTACAAGAGCGTGCCGGACTGGCTCAATTCCCGCTTCTGGGCGCACCCCGAGCGCTGGGAACCCTGA
- a CDS encoding FAD-binding oxidoreductase, translated as MLPKRALAAFRSALGADRVFDDAATRALYASDETPRRVDPDAVLFPASHDQVAALMRVAFEHRVAVTPRGAGSGNVGGALPAPGSVVVSFECMRRVLEFNPVDRLVVVEPGVVTRDIDHLAREAGLFYPPDPGSGDYCRIGGNLAMNAAGPRAVKYGVTRDYALGLRAVTGRGEEIRTGCRTTKGVTGYDLTRLLVGSGGTLALITEATLKLLPAPESVATLRVCFADTRTALDAVARVMRQAVMPSALEFMDQRAIDAIRPTGTADDLPVGTRALLMVEADGTAAELPRQIAALEAALDGPGLLEAKSGFERDAIARLWAARKSLSHAVKQIAPLKINEDVVVPVSRLADFVDFLDHTARAQRLAVVSFGHAGNGNLHVNLMVHPDDADEMARAQRALEAIMQQVLALGGTLSGEHGIGTEKRRFVPQEIDAVTLELMRAIKRQFDPHGLLNPGKIFPD; from the coding sequence ATGCTTCCCAAGCGCGCCCTCGCCGCCTTCCGCTCCGCCCTCGGCGCCGATCGCGTGTTCGACGACGCCGCCACGCGCGCGCTCTACGCGAGCGACGAGACGCCGCGCCGTGTCGATCCCGACGCCGTGCTGTTCCCCGCCTCCCACGACCAGGTCGCCGCGCTGATGCGCGTCGCGTTCGAACACCGCGTCGCGGTGACGCCGCGCGGGGCGGGTTCCGGCAACGTCGGCGGCGCGCTGCCCGCCCCCGGCAGCGTCGTCGTCAGCTTCGAATGCATGCGGCGGGTGCTCGAGTTCAACCCCGTCGACCGCCTCGTCGTCGTCGAGCCCGGCGTCGTCACCCGCGACATCGACCACCTCGCGCGCGAGGCCGGCCTTTTCTATCCGCCCGATCCCGGCAGCGGCGACTACTGCCGCATCGGCGGCAACCTCGCGATGAATGCCGCAGGTCCGCGCGCCGTCAAGTACGGCGTGACGCGCGACTACGCCCTCGGCCTGCGCGCCGTGACCGGCCGCGGCGAGGAAATCCGCACCGGCTGCCGCACCACCAAGGGCGTCACCGGCTACGATCTCACCCGCCTGCTGGTCGGCTCCGGCGGCACGCTTGCGCTGATCACGGAAGCGACCCTGAAGCTGCTGCCCGCACCGGAGAGCGTCGCAACCCTGCGCGTGTGCTTCGCCGACACCCGCACGGCACTCGATGCCGTCGCCCGCGTCATGCGCCAGGCCGTCATGCCGAGCGCACTCGAATTCATGGATCAGCGCGCCATCGACGCCATCCGGCCGACCGGCACGGCCGACGACCTGCCGGTGGGAACGCGGGCGCTGCTGATGGTCGAGGCCGACGGCACCGCTGCCGAGCTGCCGCGCCAGATCGCGGCCCTCGAAGCCGCGCTCGACGGCCCCGGCCTGCTCGAGGCGAAGAGCGGCTTCGAGCGTGACGCCATCGCGCGCCTGTGGGCCGCGCGCAAGTCGCTGTCGCACGCGGTCAAGCAGATCGCGCCGCTGAAGATCAACGAGGACGTCGTCGTCCCGGTCTCCCGGCTGGCCGACTTCGTCGATTTCCTCGACCACACCGCGCGTGCACAGCGGCTCGCCGTCGTCTCGTTCGGGCATGCCGGCAACGGCAACCTGCACGTCAACCTGATGGTGCATCCCGACGACGCCGACGAAATGGCGCGCGCGCAGCGCGCGCTCGAAGCGATCATGCAGCAGGTGCTCGCGCTCGGCGGAACGCTGTCGGGCGAGCACGGCATCGGCACCGAGAAGCGCCGCTTCGTGCCGCAGGAAATCGACGCCGTCACGCTCGAGCTGATGCGCGCGATCAAGCGTCAATTCGACCCGCACGGACTCCTCAACCCCGGCAAGATTTTTCCCGACTAA
- the ilvN gene encoding acetolactate synthase small subunit — protein sequence MSNNNHRHIISLLMENEAGALSRVAGLFSARAYNIESLTVAPTEDATLSRMTIVTVGSEDIIEQITKQLNKLVDVIKVMDLTEGRHIERELMLVKVKAVGSGREEMKRTADIFRGRIIDVTDATYTIELTGTGSKLDAFLEAIDPAFIIETVRTGASGIGRGERSLKA from the coding sequence ATGAGCAACAACAATCACCGCCACATCATTTCGCTGCTGATGGAAAACGAGGCCGGCGCGCTGTCGCGCGTCGCCGGGCTGTTTTCCGCGCGTGCCTACAACATCGAGTCGCTCACCGTGGCGCCGACCGAGGACGCGACGCTGTCGCGCATGACCATCGTCACCGTCGGCTCCGAGGACATCATCGAGCAGATCACCAAGCAGCTCAACAAGCTGGTCGACGTGATCAAGGTGATGGACCTCACCGAAGGCCGCCACATCGAGCGCGAGCTCATGCTGGTCAAGGTGAAGGCGGTCGGTTCCGGGCGCGAGGAGATGAAGCGCACCGCCGACATCTTCCGCGGCCGCATCATCGACGTCACCGACGCCACCTACACCATCGAGCTGACCGGCACCGGTTCCAAGCTCGATGCCTTCCTGGAGGCGATCGACCCCGCCTTCATCATCGAAACCGTGCGCACGGGCGCGTCCGGCATCGGCCGCGGCGAGCGCAGTCTCAAAGCCTGA
- the ilvC gene encoding ketol-acid reductoisomerase, translating to MKVYYDKDADLSLIKKKKVTIVGYGSQGHAHAANLTDSGVKVTVGLRKGGASWDKAKKAGLTVKEVGAAVKDADVVMILVPDEQQPGVYYGEIEPNIKKGATLAFAHGFNIHYNQIVPRADLDVIMVAPKGPGHTVRSEYKRGGGVPSLIAIYQDKSKKARDIALAYACANGGTKGGVIETSFREETETDLFGEQAVLCGGAVELVKMGFETLTEAGYAPEMAYFECLHELKLIVDLMYEGGIANMNYSISNNAEYGEYVTGPEVINEQSRAAMRAALKRIQTGEYAKMFIQEGKTNYPSMTARRRLNAEHSIEVTGAKLRDMMPWIKANKLVDQSKN from the coding sequence ATGAAAGTTTATTACGACAAGGACGCCGACCTCTCCCTCATCAAGAAGAAGAAGGTCACCATCGTCGGCTACGGCTCGCAGGGCCACGCCCACGCCGCCAACCTGACCGATTCCGGCGTGAAGGTCACCGTCGGCCTGCGCAAGGGCGGCGCCTCGTGGGACAAGGCCAAGAAGGCCGGCCTCACCGTGAAGGAAGTCGGCGCGGCCGTGAAGGACGCCGACGTCGTCATGATCCTGGTGCCGGACGAGCAGCAGCCGGGCGTCTACTACGGCGAGATCGAGCCGAACATCAAGAAGGGCGCCACGCTCGCCTTCGCCCACGGCTTCAACATCCACTACAACCAGATCGTGCCGCGCGCCGACCTCGACGTGATCATGGTCGCGCCCAAGGGCCCCGGCCATACCGTTCGCTCCGAGTACAAGCGTGGCGGCGGCGTGCCCTCGCTGATCGCGATCTACCAGGACAAGTCGAAGAAGGCGCGTGACATCGCGCTGGCCTACGCCTGCGCCAACGGCGGCACCAAGGGCGGCGTGATCGAGACCTCCTTCCGCGAGGAGACCGAGACCGACCTGTTCGGCGAGCAGGCCGTGCTGTGCGGCGGCGCCGTCGAGCTGGTGAAGATGGGCTTCGAGACGCTGACCGAGGCCGGCTACGCCCCCGAGATGGCCTACTTCGAGTGCCTGCACGAGCTGAAGCTGATCGTCGACCTGATGTACGAGGGCGGCATCGCCAACATGAACTACTCGATCTCGAACAACGCCGAGTATGGCGAGTACGTCACCGGCCCCGAGGTCATCAACGAGCAGTCGCGCGCCGCCATGCGCGCCGCCCTGAAGCGCATCCAGACCGGCGAATACGCCAAGATGTTCATCCAGGAAGGCAAGACCAACTACCCGTCGATGACCGCCCGCCGCCGCCTCAATGCCGAGCATTCGATCGAGGTGACCGGCGCCAAGCTGCGCGACATGATGCCCTGGATCAAGGCCAACAAGCTGGTCGACCAGTCGAAGAACTGA
- a CDS encoding RDD family protein, translated as MQDKAIGLQSASFLTRIASMVYELLLVAAVLFVATLPFLYLVGSAESGWRHLVFQLYLTGVLFAYFSAFWMRSGQTLAMKTWRIRLVCRDGGPVTLTRSALRFAVALAGLLLGGVGFWWGLFDRDRQFLHDRIAGTRLVRVPRKA; from the coding sequence ATGCAAGACAAAGCAATAGGCCTCCAGTCGGCCTCTTTCCTGACGCGAATCGCCTCGATGGTGTACGAGCTGCTGCTGGTCGCGGCCGTCCTGTTCGTCGCCACGCTGCCCTTTCTCTACCTCGTCGGCAGCGCCGAGAGCGGGTGGCGCCACCTGGTCTTCCAGCTGTACCTGACCGGCGTGCTGTTCGCCTACTTCAGCGCCTTCTGGATGCGCAGCGGCCAGACGCTCGCGATGAAGACGTGGCGCATCCGGCTGGTGTGCCGGGACGGCGGCCCCGTCACCCTGACGCGGTCGGCGCTGCGCTTCGCCGTCGCCCTGGCGGGCCTGCTGCTGGGCGGCGTCGGTTTCTGGTGGGGGCTGTTCGACCGCGACCGCCAGTTCCTGCACGACCGCATCGCCGGCACCCGGCTGGTGCGCGTCCCGCGCAAGGCCTGA
- a CDS encoding 2-isopropylmalate synthase, producing MNDRLYIFDTTLRDGEQSPGASMTRDEKLRIARQLEKLGVDIIEAGFAAASPGDAEAIKAIAEAIQESTICSLARANERDIRAAGGAIAPAKSGRIHTFIATSPIHMEKKLRMQPDQVVEAAVKAVKLALEYTDDVEFSAEDAVRSDMDFLVRIFDEVIKAGARTINVPDTVGYSIPALWGERMKALIERVPGSGKVIWSTHCHNDLGMAVANSLAAVMNGARQVECTINGLGERAGNASLEEIVMAVRTRKDVFHCDTRIDATQIVPASKLVSTITGYPVQPNKAIVGANAFAHESGIHQDGVLKHRETYEIMRAEDVGWNANRLTLGKLSGRAAFKSKLAELGIVLETEEALNTAFARFKDLADKKREIFDEDLQALVSDEGYAAEHERYKLVSLKVCSETGEVPRARMVFTDEGVEKQAVGVGSGPVDAAFKALESEVNSGANLLLYSVNNITSGTDAQGEVTVRLAHDGRVVNGQGADTDIVVASAKAYLHALNKLHSKRERAHPQV from the coding sequence ATGAACGACCGTTTGTACATTTTCGACACCACCTTGCGCGACGGCGAGCAGAGCCCCGGCGCCTCGATGACCCGGGACGAGAAGCTGCGCATCGCACGCCAGCTCGAGAAGCTCGGCGTCGACATCATCGAGGCCGGCTTCGCCGCCGCCAGCCCCGGCGACGCCGAGGCGATCAAGGCCATCGCCGAGGCGATCCAGGAATCGACGATCTGCTCGCTGGCGCGCGCCAACGAGCGCGACATCCGCGCCGCCGGCGGCGCCATCGCGCCGGCGAAGTCCGGCCGCATCCACACCTTCATCGCCACCAGCCCGATCCACATGGAGAAGAAGCTGCGCATGCAGCCCGACCAGGTCGTCGAGGCCGCGGTCAAGGCAGTGAAGCTGGCGCTCGAATACACCGACGACGTCGAGTTCTCCGCCGAGGACGCGGTGCGCTCCGACATGGATTTCCTGGTGCGCATCTTCGACGAGGTGATCAAGGCCGGCGCCAGGACCATCAACGTGCCCGACACTGTCGGCTACTCGATCCCCGCGCTGTGGGGCGAGCGCATGAAGGCGCTCATCGAGCGCGTACCCGGTTCGGGCAAGGTGATCTGGTCGACCCACTGCCACAACGACCTCGGCATGGCGGTCGCCAATTCGCTCGCCGCGGTGATGAACGGCGCGCGCCAGGTCGAGTGCACCATCAATGGCCTCGGCGAGCGCGCCGGCAACGCCTCGCTCGAGGAAATCGTGATGGCGGTGCGCACGCGCAAGGACGTGTTCCACTGCGACACCCGCATCGACGCCACGCAGATCGTGCCGGCGTCCAAGCTCGTCTCGACCATCACCGGCTACCCGGTGCAGCCGAACAAGGCCATCGTCGGCGCCAACGCCTTCGCCCACGAGTCCGGCATCCACCAGGACGGCGTGCTGAAGCACCGCGAGACCTACGAAATCATGCGGGCCGAAGACGTCGGCTGGAACGCCAACCGTCTCACCCTGGGCAAGCTCTCCGGGCGCGCCGCGTTCAAGAGCAAGCTCGCCGAGCTCGGCATCGTGCTTGAGACCGAGGAAGCGCTCAACACCGCGTTCGCCCGCTTCAAGGACCTCGCCGACAAGAAGCGCGAGATCTTCGACGAGGACCTGCAGGCGCTGGTCTCCGACGAGGGCTACGCCGCCGAGCACGAGCGCTACAAGCTGGTGTCGCTGAAGGTCTGCTCCGAGACCGGCGAGGTGCCGCGCGCCCGGATGGTGTTCACCGACGAGGGCGTCGAGAAGCAGGCCGTGGGCGTGGGTTCGGGTCCGGTCGACGCCGCCTTCAAGGCGCTCGAGTCCGAGGTCAACAGCGGCGCCAACCTGCTGCTGTACTCGGTCAACAACATCACCAGCGGCACCGACGCCCAGGGCGAAGTGACCGTGCGGCTGGCGCACGACGGGCGCGTGGTGAACGGGCAGGGCGCCGACACCGACATCGTCGTCGCCTCCGCCAAGGCCTACCTGCACGCGCTCAACAAGCTGCACAGCAAGCGCGAGCGCGCGCACCCGCAGGTGTGA
- a CDS encoding DUF2173 family protein: MHIVKQLMAIPGVIAAGEYAYRGDRFSYQGALTDEFARMASILCRANTLSVNMQSEIFDSFAENCGCRPVQGWIVRGDKVTVCAVGNYFSFIENRDELLNDVMTIMRAKVGDVQDDLLANLYARLGGDTKEALY, translated from the coding sequence ATGCACATCGTAAAGCAACTCATGGCCATTCCTGGTGTTATTGCAGCCGGCGAATATGCGTACCGGGGCGACCGCTTCTCCTACCAGGGCGCCTTGACCGACGAATTCGCGCGCATGGCGTCGATCCTCTGCCGCGCCAATACCCTGTCGGTCAACATGCAGTCCGAGATCTTCGATTCCTTCGCCGAGAACTGCGGCTGCCGGCCCGTGCAGGGCTGGATCGTGCGCGGCGACAAGGTGACGGTGTGCGCGGTCGGCAATTATTTTTCCTTCATCGAGAATCGTGACGAACTGCTGAACGACGTCATGACCATCATGCGCGCCAAGGTCGGCGACGTGCAGGACGATTTGCTCGCCAATCTGTATGCCCGGCTTGGAGGCGACACCAAGGAAGCGCTGTACTGA
- a CDS encoding DUF2173 family protein, whose amino-acid sequence MPLKKILVLDGVTAVCRFRDDGVIMDAEGLLPADLMARLAKFAQWYRRMVSGNTDLLSLFSQMRGWSPSQGWIVQGDTMTVCSAGNMVCMFENAKGSLNEIMQALREAAHE is encoded by the coding sequence ATGCCACTCAAGAAAATTCTGGTGCTCGACGGCGTGACGGCCGTATGCCGCTTTCGTGACGACGGCGTGATCATGGATGCCGAGGGCCTGCTGCCGGCCGACCTCATGGCGCGCCTGGCGAAGTTCGCCCAGTGGTATCGCCGCATGGTCTCCGGCAACACCGATCTGCTTTCGCTGTTTTCGCAGATGCGCGGCTGGTCGCCCTCGCAGGGGTGGATCGTGCAGGGCGACACGATGACGGTGTGCAGCGCCGGCAACATGGTCTGCATGTTCGAGAACGCGAAGGGCTCGCTCAACGAGATCATGCAGGCGCTGCGCGAGGCCGCGCACGAATGA
- the pssA gene encoding CDP-diacylglycerol--serine O-phosphatidyltransferase — protein MLDFHHRKTESKRSRMRDRGIYLLPNLFTTGALFAGFYAVVQAMNGRFELSAVAIFIAMVLDGLDGRVARMTHTQSAFGAEYDSLSDMVSFGVAPALVIYEFALQDLGKFGWIAAFVYCSGAALRLARFNTQIDVVTDKRFFQGLPSPSAAALVAGFVWVMVSYGVDGHDVRWLAAAIALFGGLTMVSNLRYYSGKEINLRKSVPFFVVLLVVLVFILVSTSPPEVLFGAFLLYGLSGYVDALQRRVRRRKVPAPATPLRDEGK, from the coding sequence ATGCTGGACTTCCATCACCGCAAGACCGAATCGAAGCGCTCGCGGATGCGCGATCGCGGCATCTACCTGCTGCCCAACCTGTTCACCACCGGTGCGCTGTTCGCGGGCTTCTACGCCGTCGTGCAGGCGATGAACGGGCGCTTCGAGCTGTCGGCGGTGGCGATCTTCATCGCCATGGTGCTCGACGGACTCGACGGCCGCGTCGCGCGCATGACGCATACGCAGAGCGCGTTCGGCGCCGAGTACGACAGCCTCTCCGACATGGTCTCGTTCGGTGTCGCGCCGGCGCTGGTGATCTACGAGTTCGCGCTGCAGGACCTCGGCAAGTTCGGCTGGATCGCGGCCTTCGTCTACTGTTCCGGCGCCGCGCTGCGGCTGGCGCGCTTCAACACGCAGATCGACGTCGTCACCGACAAGCGCTTCTTCCAGGGCCTGCCGAGCCCCTCGGCCGCCGCGCTCGTCGCGGGCTTCGTATGGGTCATGGTGTCGTACGGCGTCGACGGCCACGACGTGCGCTGGCTGGCGGCGGCGATCGCGCTGTTCGGCGGGCTCACCATGGTGAGCAACCTGCGCTACTACAGCGGCAAGGAGATCAACCTCAGGAAGAGCGTGCCGTTCTTCGTCGTGCTGCTCGTGGTGCTGGTGTTCATCCTCGTCTCGACCAGCCCGCCGGAGGTGCTGTTCGGCGCCTTCCTGCTCTACGGGCTTTCCGGCTACGTCGACGCGCTGCAACGGCGTGTGCGGCGCAGGAAGGTGCCGGCTCCGGCCACCCCCTTGCGGGACGAAGGAAAATAG
- a CDS encoding phosphatidylserine decarboxylase, protein MTHPLIAREGWLVLLAAFAAALVATWLVGWWSIPFWIWALFALQFFRDPARVPPADADAVIAPADGRIVAVEKVRDEYLKRDALKISVFMNVFNVHSNKSPVDGQVKGVWYTPGSFVNADLDKASTENERNALHIATPRGDVTCVQIAGLIARRILCYVRTGDALTRGQRYGFIRFGSRVDVYLPTTARPEVSIGQKVSGGRTILARW, encoded by the coding sequence ATGACACACCCCCTCATCGCCCGCGAAGGCTGGCTGGTTCTCCTGGCCGCGTTCGCGGCCGCGCTCGTCGCAACCTGGCTCGTCGGCTGGTGGTCGATCCCGTTCTGGATCTGGGCGCTGTTTGCGCTGCAGTTCTTCCGCGACCCGGCGCGCGTGCCGCCCGCCGATGCGGACGCGGTGATCGCGCCGGCCGACGGCCGCATCGTCGCGGTCGAGAAAGTCCGCGACGAATACCTGAAGCGCGATGCGCTGAAGATCAGCGTGTTCATGAACGTGTTCAACGTGCATTCGAACAAGAGCCCGGTCGACGGCCAAGTGAAGGGCGTGTGGTACACGCCCGGCAGCTTCGTCAACGCCGATCTCGACAAGGCCTCCACCGAGAACGAGCGCAACGCCCTCCATATCGCCACGCCGCGCGGCGACGTTACGTGCGTGCAGATCGCCGGCCTGATCGCGCGCCGCATCCTGTGCTACGTGCGCACGGGCGACGCGCTCACGCGCGGCCAGCGCTACGGCTTCATCCGCTTCGGCTCGCGCGTCGACGTCTACCTGCCGACGACCGCGCGGCCGGAAGTCTCGATTGGCCAGAAGGTCAGCGGCGGGCGTACCATACTGGCTCGCTGGTAA
- a CDS encoding SseB family protein — MTFVPHNALEEQLAAVHAGTLDPETFVLGLLDQQLFMPVRDEKDAIQGFQRSTQAEPLIIEDEDGERVLVMFTSPERAKPIVAQFPGFSGGLLTEFSWLLRRLGGGVPIALNPGWDVGMDFDAETVAQLIAQLPPEHAA, encoded by the coding sequence ATGACTTTCGTCCCCCACAACGCCCTTGAAGAACAGCTCGCCGCCGTGCACGCCGGCACGCTCGATCCCGAGACCTTCGTGCTGGGCCTGCTCGACCAGCAGCTGTTCATGCCGGTGCGCGACGAAAAGGACGCCATCCAGGGCTTCCAGCGCTCGACCCAGGCCGAGCCGCTGATCATCGAGGACGAGGACGGCGAGCGCGTGCTGGTGATGTTCACCAGCCCGGAACGCGCCAAGCCGATCGTCGCGCAGTTCCCCGGCTTTTCCGGCGGCCTCCTCACCGAGTTTTCCTGGCTGCTGCGCCGCCTCGGCGGCGGCGTGCCGATCGCGCTGAATCCGGGCTGGGACGTCGGCATGGATTTCGATGCCGAGACGGTCGCCCAGCTGATCGCGCAGCTGCCGCCCGAACACGCGGCCTGA
- a CDS encoding acetolactate synthase 3 catalytic subunit: protein MEATGAEIVVRCLAEEGVEFVFGYPGGAVLNIYDEIFKQNKFKHVLVRHEQAAVHAADAYARATGRVGVALVTSGPGATNAVTGIATAYMDSVPIVVVTGQVPTPAIGLDAFQEVDTVGITRPCVKHNFLVKDVKDLAATMKKAFHIAATGRPGPVVVDVPKDVTYHVTDFEYPATVEMRSYNPVVKGHSGQLKRAVQMLLEAKRPMIYAGGGVVLGDAAGVLTELTRMLGFPVTNTLMGLGGYPATDRQNLGMLGMHGTYEANMAMQHCDVLLAVGARFDDRVIGNPAHFAREQRRIIHVDIDPSSISKRVKVDVPIVGDVTNVLSEMLALLKQAKDRPDTAALNAWWTQIELWRSKNCLKYNRQSAIIKPQYVVEKLWEVTKGDAFVTSDVGQHQMWAAQYYKFDQPRRWINSGGLGTMGVGLPYAMGVQLAHPEAQVACITGESSIQMNIQELSTCKQYRIPVKVVMLNNRYMGMVRQWQEFFYGSRYAESYMESLPDFVKMAESYGHIGMRIDKPEDVEGALKEAFSPALKERLVFMDFQTDQTENVFPMVEGGKGLSEMILAEEL from the coding sequence ATGGAAGCCACCGGCGCCGAGATCGTCGTACGTTGCCTGGCCGAAGAGGGGGTCGAGTTCGTGTTCGGCTATCCCGGCGGGGCCGTGCTCAACATCTACGACGAAATCTTCAAGCAGAACAAGTTCAAGCACGTGCTGGTGCGCCACGAGCAGGCCGCGGTGCATGCCGCCGACGCCTATGCGCGCGCCACCGGCCGCGTCGGCGTGGCGCTGGTGACCTCGGGTCCGGGCGCGACCAACGCCGTGACCGGCATCGCGACCGCCTACATGGACTCGGTGCCCATCGTCGTCGTCACGGGCCAGGTGCCGACCCCGGCGATCGGCCTGGACGCCTTCCAGGAAGTCGACACCGTCGGCATCACGCGCCCCTGCGTCAAGCACAACTTCCTCGTCAAGGACGTCAAGGACCTCGCCGCGACGATGAAGAAGGCCTTCCACATCGCCGCCACCGGCCGTCCGGGACCGGTGGTGGTCGACGTACCCAAGGACGTCACCTACCACGTGACCGACTTCGAATATCCGGCGACCGTCGAGATGCGCTCGTACAACCCGGTGGTGAAGGGGCACAGCGGCCAGTTGAAGCGCGCCGTCCAGATGCTGCTCGAGGCCAAGCGGCCGATGATCTACGCCGGCGGCGGCGTGGTGCTCGGCGATGCCGCCGGTGTGCTGACCGAACTCACCCGCATGCTGGGCTTTCCCGTCACCAACACGCTGATGGGGCTGGGCGGCTATCCCGCGACCGACCGGCAGAACCTCGGCATGCTCGGCATGCACGGCACCTACGAAGCCAACATGGCGATGCAGCATTGCGACGTGCTGCTGGCCGTCGGCGCGCGTTTCGATGACCGCGTGATCGGCAACCCGGCGCATTTCGCGCGCGAGCAGCGCCGCATCATCCATGTCGACATCGACCCCTCGTCGATCTCCAAGCGCGTCAAGGTCGACGTGCCCATCGTCGGCGACGTCACGAACGTCCTGAGCGAGATGCTGGCGCTGCTGAAGCAGGCCAAGGACAGGCCCGACACCGCCGCGCTCAACGCCTGGTGGACCCAGATCGAGCTGTGGCGCTCGAAGAACTGTCTCAAGTACAACAGGCAGAGCGCCATCATCAAGCCGCAGTATGTGGTCGAGAAGCTGTGGGAAGTGACCAAGGGCGACGCCTTCGTCACCTCCGACGTCGGCCAGCACCAGATGTGGGCGGCGCAGTACTACAAGTTCGACCAGCCGCGCCGCTGGATCAATTCCGGCGGCCTCGGCACCATGGGCGTCGGCCTGCCGTACGCGATGGGCGTGCAGCTCGCGCACCCCGAGGCGCAGGTCGCCTGCATCACCGGCGAGTCGAGCATCCAGATGAACATCCAGGAGCTGTCGACCTGCAAACAGTACCGCATCCCGGTCAAGGTCGTCATGCTCAACAACCGCTACATGGGCATGGTGCGGCAGTGGCAGGAGTTCTTCTACGGCAGCCGCTACGCCGAGTCCTACATGGAATCGCTGCCCGACTTCGTGAAGATGGCCGAGTCGTACGGCCACATCGGCATGCGCATCGACAAGCCCGAGGACGTCGAGGGCGCGCTGAAGGAGGCGTTCTCCCCCGCGCTCAAGGAGCGGCTGGTGTTCATGGACTTCCAGACCGACCAGACCGAGAACGTCTTCCCGATGGTCGAGGGCGGCAAGGGCCTGTCCGAGATGATCCTCGCGGAGGAGCTGTGA
- a CDS encoding peroxiredoxin, producing MAKIIMGGLAILLVAASAAMWMLRPGSQRPEGSAAPDFALPDQAGRIHRLRDYAGRWLVLYFYPRDDTPGCTREACRFRDDIGTLGSLHAALVGVSVDDSRSHAAFARKYALPFPLLSDPDGRTAAAYGSLLNLGLIRFARRHTFIVAPDGRIAARFDRVDPARHAGEVAAVLRRLQGAATAQLRP from the coding sequence ATGGCGAAAATCATAATGGGAGGGCTGGCGATCCTGCTCGTGGCAGCGAGCGCCGCCATGTGGATGCTGCGGCCGGGATCGCAGCGGCCGGAAGGCAGCGCTGCACCGGACTTCGCGCTGCCGGACCAGGCCGGGCGCATCCACCGGCTGCGCGACTATGCCGGACGTTGGCTGGTGCTGTATTTCTATCCCAGGGACGACACGCCCGGATGCACCCGCGAGGCGTGCCGTTTCCGCGATGACATCGGCACCCTGGGATCGCTCCACGCGGCACTGGTCGGCGTCAGCGTCGACGATTCGCGCTCGCACGCCGCGTTCGCCCGCAAGTACGCGCTGCCCTTCCCCCTGCTGTCCGACCCGGACGGGCGGACCGCCGCCGCGTATGGAAGCCTGCTGAATCTAGGATTGATCCGCTTCGCACGACGCCATACGTTCATCGTCGCACCCGACGGGCGTATCGCGGCCCGCTTCGATCGCGTCGACCCGGCCCGGCACGCTGGGGAAGTCGCTGCCGTGCTGCGCCGCCTGCAAGGCGCCGCGACGGCTCAACTTCGGCCTTAA
- a CDS encoding DUF2173 family protein — MDLQKLMDLPGTLAAFTYTDRGELQAHMLREGTELTPQVLDLLTRSCVANQAIAAMEARGWEALTGQSGFQPLKGFSVVGLEWSVVVNGNAGVVVKNRDANYEATFNALQSA, encoded by the coding sequence ATGGATCTGCAGAAGCTGATGGACTTGCCGGGCACGCTCGCGGCGTTCACCTATACGGATCGAGGGGAGTTGCAGGCGCACATGCTGCGCGAAGGGACCGAACTGACGCCGCAGGTGCTCGACCTGCTGACGCGCTCGTGCGTCGCCAACCAGGCGATCGCGGCGATGGAGGCGCGCGGCTGGGAAGCGCTCACGGGCCAGAGCGGCTTCCAGCCGCTCAAGGGTTTCTCGGTGGTGGGGCTCGAATGGTCGGTCGTGGTCAACGGCAACGCCGGCGTCGTCGTCAAGAACCGTGACGCCAATTACGAGGCCACCTTCAACGCCCTGCAGTCGGCCTGA